The Cloeon dipterum chromosome 3, ieCloDipt1.1, whole genome shotgun sequence genome includes a region encoding these proteins:
- the twin gene encoding CCR4-NOT transcription complex subunit 6-like isoform X2 — MCYNVLCDKYATRQMYGYCPSWALNWEYRKKGIIQEIRSCAADIISLQEVETDQFYNFFRPELKADGYYGIFSPKSRAKTMSESERKYVDGCAIFFRTSKFQLMAEHLVEFNQLAMANSEGSDDMLNRVMPKDNIGLAALLKTKEAAWEGGVLPDQAQMNQLLLVCTAHIHWDPEFCDVKLIQTMMLSHELRTILDTACNNFRPGHKPDPNSIQLILCGDFNSLPDSGVVEYLTTGRVPNDHPDFKDLKYKSCLQRISSREKSNEYTHSFQLATAYSEDIMPYTNYTFDFKGIIDYIFYQKNTMTPLGLLGPVSPEWIRENKIAGCPHPHVPSDHFPLLCELEMRPSVNSGAQNGIISRR, encoded by the exons ATGTGTTACAACGTGCTGTGCGACAAGTACGCCACCAGGCAGATGTACGGCTACTGCCCGAGCTGGGCGCTAAACTGGGAGTACCGCAAGAAGGGCATCATCCAGGAAATCAGGTCCTGCGCCGCGGACATAATCAGTCTTCAG GAGGTTGAAACGGATCAATTCTACAACTTCTTCCGTCCAGAGCTGAAAGCTGACGGCTACTACGGCATATTTTCGCCAAAGTCGCGCGCCAAGACGATGTCGGAGAGTGAGCGCAAGTACGTCGACGGTTGCGCCATTTTCTTCCGCACTTCCAA GTTCCAGCTAATGGCTGAGCACCTGGTAGAGTTCAATCAGCTGGCCATGGCAAACTCGGAGGGTTCAGACGACATGCTCAACAGGGTCATGCCCAAGGACAACATCGGCCTCGCCGCACTACTCAAGACTAAGGAGGCTGCCTGGGAAGGCG GCGTGCTTCCTGATCAGGCACAGATGAATCAGCTACTGCTTGTGTGCACAGCGCACATCCACTGGGACCCCGAGTTCTGCGACGTGAAACTGATCCAGACGATGATGCTGTCGCACGAGCTGCGCACCATCCTGGACACGGCGTGCAACAACTTCCGGCCCGGCCACAAGCCCGACCCCAACAGCATTCAGCTGATCCTGTGCGGCGACTTCAACTCGCTGCCCGATTCGGGTGTCGTCGAGTACCTCACAACGGGCCGCGTGCCGAATGACCACCCCGACTTTAAAGACCTTAAGTATAAGTCATGTCTTCAGCGCATCTCATCGCGGGAAAAGTCCAACGAGTACACACATTCCTTCCAGCTGGCCACCGCCTACTCGGAGGATATCATGCCCTACACCAACTACAC ATTTGACTTCAAGGGCATCATCGACTATATTTTCTACCAGAAAAACACAATGACACCACTCGGTTTGCTGGGTCCAGTTTCCCCGGAGTGGATAAGAGAGAACAAGATTGCCGGTTGCCCCCACCCTCACGTACCATCAG ATCACTTCCCACTGCTGTGCGAGCTGGAGATGCGGCCGTCAGTCAACTCCGGGGCGCAGAACGGAATCATCTCGCGCAGGTAG